The Rhododendron vialii isolate Sample 1 chromosome 6a, ASM3025357v1 genome includes a window with the following:
- the LOC131328509 gene encoding uncharacterized protein LOC131328509: MSSFLNCLVVERYQYVANDEELVNAIDDVSAFYQTITYDHVIGGVKIKGEQTLKNDPGPIKDYTFTRRNIGDDEEGNPQVNNAQGQEDILCTSPCPPSLFLFLPPPKSSSSDKAPWTPPLKPLLFLPDSDLLLSHKKLILSSSSTVIHPKRQTYPLFMIHSRPRNRFWNPSSALLRNSYDFKCPNFDDIEKHHDF; the protein is encoded by the exons ATGAGTAGTTTTTTGAATTGCCTAGTAGTTGAGAGGTATCAGTATGTGGCTAATGATGAAGAATTGGTAAATGCAATAGATGATGTGTCTGCTTTCTACCAAACCATTACTTATGATCATGTTATTGGTGGAG TAAAGATTAAGGGAGAGCAAACTTTGAAAAATGACCCCGGGCCTATTAAAGATTATACGTTCACTAGGAGGAATATCGGTGATGACGAGGAAGGTAATCCTCAAGTCAATAATGCGCAAGGACAAGAAGACATT TTATGCACTTCCCCTtgccctccctctctcttcctcttccttccaCCACCGAAGTCATCGTCGTCGGACAAAGCACCATGGACGCCACCACTGAAGCCACTCCTTTTTCTCCCCGACTCTGATCTCTTGCTCTCTCATAAG AAATTGATTCTTAGTTCGTCGTCTACTGTTATCCATCCGAAGAGACAGACATACCCTCTGTTCATGATACATTCAAGGCCACGAAATCG ATTTTGGAACCCTAGTTCTGCTCTACTCAGAAACTCATACGACTTCAAGTGCCCGAACTTTGACGATATTG AGAAACACCATGACTTCTAG
- the LOC131329385 gene encoding inorganic phosphate transporter 1-4-like has translation MAREQQNQILKVLDNSKIQWYHVKAVVISGMGFFTDAYDLFCISLVTKLLGRIYYHVDGSPKPGTLPPNAAAAVTGVALVGTLAGQLFFGWLGDKMGRKNVYGTTLLLMFVCSIASGLSIGKSPTAVTGTLCFFRFWLGFGIGGDYPLSATIMAEYANKKTRGAFVAAVFAMQGFGILAGGLVAMAMSAVFRHVYHAPAYSVDALGSTPPEADYVWRIILMVGSLPAVLTYYYRCKMPETPRYTALVAKNGEKACRDMSKVLDIEMVKSEKLEENQTDGKANNTFGLFSKQFVRRHGLHLLGTTTTWFLLDIAYYSQNLFQKDIFTSVGWLPPAKSMSALDELFTISKSQFLIALCGTVPGYWVTVTLIDIIGRFTIQLIGFLFMTVFMFGLAIPYHHWTLKSNRIGFMVMYALTFFFANFGPNTTTFVVPAEIFPARLRTTCHGLSAAAGKAGAIVGAFGFLYAAQSQDKDKTDAGYPPGIGMRYSLMVLGGISLVGFFCTFMVPESKGKSLEEMSRENEGEEVDDDDESRGIEMV, from the coding sequence ATGGCGAGAGAGCAGCAAAACCAAATACTCAAGGTGCTGGACAACTCCAAAATCCAATGGTACCACGTCAAGGCTGTGGTGATTTCCGGGATGGGGTTCTTCACCGACGCATACGACCTCTTCTGTATCTCTCTCGTAACCAAACTCCTCGGACGCATCTACTATCACGTCGACGGCTCCCCGAAACCCGGAACTCTCCCACCCAACGCTGCTGCAGCCGTCACCGGTGTCGCCCTTGTCGGAACCCTAGCCGGCCAGCTCTTCTTCGGGTGGCTAGGGGACAAGATGGGAAGGAAAAACGTGTACGGAACCACGCTCTTGCTCATGTTCGTGTGCTCCATCGCCTCTGGACTTTCCATCGGAAAATCTCCCACCGCCGTCACAGGAACATTGTGTTTTTTCCGGttttggttagggtttgggaTCGGCGGAGACTACCCGCTCTCAGCCACCATCATGGCGGAGTACGCGAACAAGAAGACGCGCGGCGCCTTTGTGGCGGCGGTTTTTGCCATGCAGGGGTTTGGGATTCTCGCCGGCGGCCTTGTGGCCATGGCCATGTCGGCTGTGTTCCGGCATGTTTATCACGCGCCGGCGTATTCTGTCGATGCGTTGGGGTCCACTCCGCCGGAAGCGGATTACGTGTGGCGGATTATTCTGATGGTGGGGTCGTTGCCGGCGGTTCTGACGTACTATTACAGGTGTAAGATGCCGGAGACACCTCGGTACACGGCTTTGGTGGCGAAGAATGGTGAGAAGGCTTGCAGAGACATGTCCAAAGTGCTTGACATTGAAATGGTAAAATCAGAAAAGCTAGAAGAAAACCAAACGGATGGCAAAGCCAACAACACATTCGGGCTGTTCTCAAAACAATTCGTGCGCCGCCACGGTCTCCACCTCCTAGGCACAACCACCACCTGGTTCCTCCTCGACATCGCCTACTACAGCCAGAACCTCTTCCAAAAGGACATCTTCACCTCCGTCGGCTGGCTCCCTCCTGCCAAATCCATGTCCGCCCTCGACGAGCTCTTCACCATCTCCAAATCCCAGTTCCTCATCGCTCTCTGCGGCACCGTCCCTGGCTACTGGGTCACCGTCACCCTCATCGACATAATTGGCCGCTTCACAATCCAACTGATCGGATTCCTCTTCATGACCGTCTTCATGTTCGGCTTAGCGATACCGTACCACCACTGGACTCTGAAGTCCAACAGAATCGGGTTCATGGTAATGTACGCCTTGACATTCTTCTTCGCGAACTTCGGACCCAACACGACAACGTTCGTGGTGCCGGCGGAGATTTTCCCGGCGAGGCTGAGGACGACGTGCCATGGCTTGTCGGCAGCGGCGGGGAAAGCGGGGGCGATTGTCGGGGCGTTTGGGTTTCTGTACGCGGCGCAGAGTCAAGATAAGGATAAGACGGACGCGGGGTACCCACCTGGGATTGGGATGAGGTATTCTTTGATGGTGCTTGGGGGGATCAGTTTAGTTGGGTTTTTTTGTACGTTCATGGTGCCCGAATCCAAGGGGAAATCACTGGAGGAGATGTCGAGGGAGAATGAAGGGGAAGAAGTTGATGATGACGATGAATCTCGGGGGATTGAAATGGTTTAG
- the LOC131329394 gene encoding probable E3 ubiquitin-protein ligase RHC1A produces the protein MSLSPPPPPPPPPRVEPTNANNSNFPLYWCYHCHRTVRISSENPSEIICPRCFGQFLYEIDIARPFSVFDFTQFDPSPEARILEALSLVLDPLIGDRSDNDVAGAGLTSNRRGRHWPWRRNRVVYDTEDHWGPESGILARPRSGWIILGPSSGPLHVGRRNSPTEGLIPPRLNPQDYFVGPGFSELIEQLTQNDRQGPPPAPDSAIDSMPTVKITADHLGSDSSCPVCKEEFKVGGEAREMPCKHICHSECIVSWLRLHNSCPVCRHELPVATDQSGGVQVDDFEDSSRGEEARNRRRRLRLRRFAASL, from the coding sequence ATGTCTTTGAgcccccctcctcctcctcctcctcctcctcgtgtCGAGCCAACCAACGCCAACAACTCAAACTTCCCGCTATACTGGTGCTACCATTGTCACCGAACGGTCCGTATTTCCTCAGAAAACCCATCCGAAATCATCTGTCCCCGCTGCTTCGGACAATTCCTGTACGAGATTGACATAGCCAGACCCTTTTCCGTCTTCGATTTCACCCAATTCGATCCCTCCCCTGAAGCCAGAATACTCGAAGCCCTCTCTCTCGTGCTCGATCCCCTGATTGGCGACAGATCAGATAATGATGTTGCTGGTGCTGGTTTGACAAGTAACCGCCGTGGCCGTCACTGGCCATGGAGGCGAAACCGGGTCGTGTACGACACCGAGGATCACTGGGGACCAGAGAGTGGAATCCTCGCCCGCCCTCGTTCTGGCTGGATAATCCTCGGGCCATCATCAGGCCCTTTACATGTTGGACGACGAAATTCACCAACGGAAGGGCTAATACCTCCGAGGCTTAACCCTCAGGACTACTTCGTGGGGCCAGGATTTAGTGAGTTGATCGAGCAACTGACTCAGAACGACCGACAAGGTCCTCCTCCGGCGCCTGATTCGGCTATAGATTCTATGCCGACGGTAAAAATCACAGCGGATCATCTGGGTAGCGATTCGAGTTGCCCTGTTTGTAAGGAGGAGTTTAAAGTTGGCGGGGAAGCGAGGGAGATGCCTTGTAAGCATATATGCCATTCTGAGTGCATTGTGTCTTGGTTGAGGCTCCACAACTCTTGTCCTGTTTGTCGGCATGAGCTTCCGGTTGCGACAGATCAGAGTGGTGGAGTTCAAGTTGACGACTTTGAAGATTCTTCTCGTGGCGAAGAAGCTAGGAACCGGAGGAGGCGCCTGAGGTTGAGACGATTTGCAGCTTCTTTGTAG
- the LOC131328508 gene encoding uncharacterized protein LOC131328508: protein MGARILILGIIKRNLLLMNPRNPKVYNVTSATVSGMFNDDSKYVLTDEDCENSDDDIDSIHEAYNQLFKEGVKLKTKKKELMSVIEKISSERNKLSDDIESKNTDLKELKTDTTNLKEKFAKIEREHVDALKALKASKDRIFELEHDLREATKAIKPNEFTKREIKFVKSEIAKNEVVSDKPESSIKSPTIIKNAYNSNHAPEKKNLFICHYCGGQGHIRPFCYTLRRDNQRTKGKLFVAPVNKSVQYGQPNVGRPQVVRQSSTNIKSENFQKTLNQLANQTSHLVEEIKKLSNLANNNGEIDRIVERRTTHGHTSHVNTKLKQTWTRVDVVCHVAHTAFRAHDACAWYLDSGCSRHMTGNRSFFAKLEKYNGGFVTFGDGNTGKIIGQGTINAPGIPPLDNVLYVEGLKANLLSIGQFCDNMHEVNFSKNNCSIVDALGLCVVKSVRSSDNCYCVEIAGSNVCHQVLFDDVQIWH, encoded by the exons ATGGGGGCAAGAATTTTAATTCTGGggataataaaaagaaatcttctaTTGATGAATCCAAGAAACCCCAAGGTATACAATGTCACGAGTGCCACGGTTTCGGGCATGTTCAA CGATGATAGTAAGTATGTCTTGACTGACGAAGACTGTGAGAATAGTGATGATGATATAGATTCTATTCATGAGGCCTATAATCAATTGTTTAAAGAGGGTGTCAAATTGAAAACGAAAAAGAAGGAACTCATGAGTGTCATCGAGAAAATTAGTAGTGAGAGGAACAAACTTAGTGATGACATTGAATCTAAGAACACCGACCTTAAAGAATTAAAAACCGATACCACTAATTTGAAAGAGAAGTTTGccaaaattgagagagagcaTGTGGATGCCTTGAAGGCTCTTAAAGCGTCTAAGGATAGGATTTTTGAATTGGAGCATGACCTTAGGGAGGCCACTAAGGCCATAAAGC CTAATGAGTTCACAAAAAGGGAAATCAAATTTGTGAAATCTGAAATTGCAAAGAATGAGGTGGTGAGCGATAAACCTGAATCTTCTATTAAATCTCCCACCATCATTAAGAATGCTTACAACAGTAATCATGCtcctgaaaagaaaaatctttttatttgtcACTACTGTGGTGGTCAAGGTCACATTCGACCATTTTGTTATACACTTAGAAGGGACAATCAGAGAACAAAGGGGAAACTGTTTGTAGCTCCTGTTAATAAAAGTGTTCAGTATGGTCAACCCAATGTGGGAAGACCTCAAGTTGTGCGTCAGTCTTCCACAAACATTAAGAGTGAGAATTTTCAAAAGACTTTGAATCAATTGGCGAATCAAACTTCTCACCTCGTCGAGGAAATCAAAAAGTTGTCAAACTTGGCTAATAATAATGGAGAGATTGATAGGATTGTTGAAAGACGTACTACACACGGTCACACCTCGCATGTGAACACCAAACTGAAGCAAACATGGACGAGAGTTGATGTCGTTTGTCATGTAGCACACACTGCTTTTCGGGCACATGATGCCTGTGCCTGGTACTtagatagtggatgttcaaggcACATGACTGGAAATAGGTCTTTCTTTGCTAAGCTAGAGAAGTATAATGGTGGTTTTGTCACTTTTGGCGATGGTAATACGGGTAAAATCATAGGACAAGGCACCATAAACGCACCCGGAATCCCTCCATTAGATAACGTATTATATGTTGAGGGTTTGAAAGCTAACCTGTTAAGCATAGGGCAATTTTGTGATAATATGCATGAAGTCAATTTCTCTAAAAATAATTGCTCTATTGTTGATGCTTTGGGTTTGTGTGTGGTTAAAAGTGTTCGTTCCTCAGATAATTGCTATTGTGTTGAAATTGCCGGTTCTAATGTGTGTCATCAAGTATTGTTTGACGATGTACAAATTTGGCACTAA